agatctatctatggagagactagcaacgaggggaaggagagtgcatctacatacccttgtagatcgctaagcggaagcgttcaagtgaacggggttgatgaagtcgtactcgtcgtgatccaaatcaccagagatcctagtgccgaacagacggcacatccgcgttcaacacacgtacaacccggtgacgtctcccatgccttgatccagcaaggagagagggagacgttggggaagactccgtccagcagcagcacaacggcgtggtggtgatggaggagcgtggcaatcctgcagggcttcgccaagcaccgcgagagaggaggagaaagagaggtagggctgtgccaacaggagaagaacttcgtgtgttgggctgctcctttgcctccactatatatagggggagaggggggctgcgtccccacctaggtttccacccctaggggcggcggccagccctagatcccatctaggggggcggccaagggggggagagggggaaacttgccccccaagtaaggtggaggcgcccccttcccaaaccctaggcgccttgggcccttgtgggagggcgcaccagcccacctgggactggtcccctcccacacttctcccatgcagccctccggggatggtggccccacttggtggacccccgggaccctcccggtggtcccggtacgttaccgataaaacccgaaacttttctggtgaccaaaacaggacttccatatataaatctttacctctggaccatttcggaactcctcgagacgtccgggatctcatctgggactccgaacaacattcggtaaccacatacaaacttcctttataaccctagcgtcatcgaaccttaagtgtgtagaccctacgggttcgggaatcatgcagacatgaccgagacgttctccggtcaataaccaacagcgggatcttgatacccatgttggctcccacacccgatcatcacgtggtgcttcgaaacgacgaactttcacaatggtgcacagttagggggaacactttcttgaaatttcaatgagggatcatcttatttactaccgtcgttctaagcaaataagatgcataaacatgataaacatcacatgcaatcaaatagtgacatgatatggccaatatcattttgctccttttgatctccatcttcggggctccatgatcatcatcgtcaccggcatgacaccatgatctccatcatgatgatctccatcatcatgtcttcatgaagttgtctcgccaacttattacttctactactatggctactggttagcaataaggtaaagtaattacatggcgttgttcaatgacacacaggtcatacaataaataaagacaactcctatggctcctgccggtttcatactcatcggcatgcaagtcgtgattcctattacaagaacatgatcaatctcatacatcacatatcattcatcacattcttttggccatatcacatcacaatgcataccctgcaaaaacaagttagacgtcctctaattgttgtttgcatgttctatgtggctgctatgggtttctagcaagaacatttcttacctacgcaaaaatcacaacgtgatatgccaattgctatttaaccttcataaggacccttttcatcgaatccgatcctattaaagtgggagagactggcacccgctagccaccttatgcaacaagtgcatgtcagtcggtggaacctgtctcacgtaagagtacgtgtaaggtcggtctgggccgcttcatcccacaatgccgccgaatcaagattggactagtaacggtaagcatattgaacaaaatcaatgcccacaactactttgtgttctactcgtgcaaagaatctacgcaataaacctggctctaataccactgttggggaatgtagcagaaattcaaaattgtcctacgagtcaccaagatctatctatggagagactagcaacaaggggaaggagagtgcatctacatacccttgtagatcgctaagcggaagcgttcaagtgaacagggttgatgaagtcgtactcgtcgtgatccaaatcaccggagatcctagtgccgaacagacggcacatccgcgttcaacacacgtacaacccggtgacgtctcccatgccttgatccagcaaggagagagggagaggttggggaagactccgtccagcagcagcacaacggcgtggtggtgatggaggagcgtggaaatcctgcagggcttcgccaagcaccgcgagagaggaggagaaagagaggtagggctgtgccaacaggagaagaacttcgtgtgttgggcagctcctttgcctccactatatatagggggagaggggggctgcgcccccacctaggtttccacccctaggggcggcggccagccctagatcccatctaggggggcggccaaggggggagagggggaaacttgccccccaagtaaggtggaggcgcccccttcccaaaccctaggcgccttgggcccttgtgggagggcgcaccagcccacctgggactggtcccctcccacacttctcccatgcagccctccggggatggtggccccacttggtggacccccgggaccctcccggtggtcccggtacgttaccgataaaacccgaaacttttccggtgaccaaaacaggacttcccatatataaatctttacctatggaccattccggaactcctcgagacgtccaggatctcatctgggactccgaacaacattcggtaaccacatacaaacttcctttataaccctagcgtcatcgaaccttaagtgtgtagaccctacgggttcgggaatcatgcagacatgaccgagacgttctccgatcaataaccaacagcgggatcttgatacccatgttggctcccacatgttccatgatgatctcatcagatgaaccacgatgtcgaggattcgatcaatcccgtatacaattccctttgtctagcggtattgtacttgcccgagattcgatcgtcggtatgccgataccttgttcaatctcgttaccggcatgtctctttaccttttccataacacatcatcccgtgatcaaccccttggtcacattgtgcatattatgatgatgtcctaccgagtgggcccagagatacctctccgttatacggagtgacaaatcccagtctcgattcgtgccaacccaacagacactttcggagatacccgtagtgcacctttatagccacccagttacattgtgacgtttggtacacccaaagcattcctacggtatccgggaatttcacaatctcatggtctaaggaaaagacacttgacatcagaaaagctttagcatacgaactacacgatctttgtgctaggcttaagattgggtcttgtccatcacatcattatcctaatgatgtgatcccgttatcaacgacatccaatgtccatggtcaagaaatcgtaaccatctattgatcaacgagctagtcaattagaggcttactagggacatggtgttgtctatgtatccacgcatgtatctgagtttcctattaatacaattatagcatggataataaacgattttcatgaacaaggaaatataataataataactaattcattattgcctctagggcatatttccaacacaacggtaacaggattttcacgtgtaagagaacgaacggAAACAGGATTTTTAATGATGTCAGGAGAAACAAGCACATTAGAAAGATATAATGGCATGGAGTTAGAAGGAAAAGCAGCATGGCCGACATGAGTAATGGGCATGGAATAACCGTCACCCACGGTAATGCGAGCAGCAGTGTGAACGGGGTGAGCGGCAAGAAGGTTACCGGGGTTGGCGGCCATGTGAGCCGTGGCTTCGGTGTCCATATACCAGTCGCCACCGCCAGTGTACTGCTGCGGCATGGGGGCGGTGTGGAGAGCCGCTAGGAGCGCGGGATCCCAAGGCGCCGGTGGGAGGGTCGGGGCGGACGGCGCCGGCTGAGGCGGTGGCGCCACAAACCCATTGCCTGAGGGGCCGTAGAGCGGCGTGGGCTGGTACACCTGAGGGGCCGCTTACAGGGCCTGATGAGTGACCGGGAAGGCGCCAAAAGAGCCGGGAAGGGGGGCACGTGGTATAGGCATGGAATATGCGTGCACAACCCCCGTCCAAGGGTTCTGGCCGCCCTGCCAGGGCGCCGGCGGTAGCGGGTGCTGCGGCTGGCGGGGCACCCCGCCGTGGGCAACcggctgttgcggctgctgctgcttgcggccaCCTCGGCCGCGACACCCGCCCCGGCGCTGCTACTACTCAGCGGGGGGCGGAGGGGTCTGTGGCGATGCCTTGTAGGGaaacccgggcggcggcggcgcctggaAGGGGCCCGGGGCGGGCCGTGGCGGTGGGCGGCGCACCGCCACGGGTACCGGCGGTGAGGGCCGTGTGGGTGGCCCGGGTGCGCGGCATCCGCATCCGCCGTACCTCCAGCTTCAGGTACGCGACCATCTTGGGGAAGGTCGGGGTTAGTGATGAGGGGGATGTTGGAGGCGATGTTCCCGAAGTCGTCGTTCAGGCCGGCGATGAGGGTGCTGAGGAGAAGCTCATCAGAGACCTTCTCGCCGAGGTCACGGAGCTCGTCAACAAGCTTCTTGAGGTGCATGCAATAATCGTCAACAGACGACTCAAGCTGCTGGCACCCAAAAAACTCGCCGTGCAAGAAGACCTTGCGTTGGAgcgcgttgtcggtgaagaggccgttgagcttggtccaaaCGGTGTGAGCATCATCGTCAGCGGAGACCACCGTGTGGAAGAGGTCCTTTGAGATGGTGGTGTAGAACCAACGGATGAGAGTGGCGTCGATGGTCGTCCACTCCTCATCGTCCTCCATGAAGCGGGAGTCCACGGGGCCATCAATGTGATTCCAGAGATTGTACTCACGGAACATgagggagaagtacgtcttccaggCATATTACGTGGAGGTGAGGTGGTCGAGGATGACGGGAACCCGGGCGAGGATGTTTAGGTCGCGGATGACGACGGGATCGGGACCTTCGAACGAGTTGGTGCGGCGGCTGCGGGTGGTACCGGTGGAACCGGGGGAGGCCATGGCCTAgaggggtggtgcggcggcgcttgGGCGGCGGCGTGGCAGGGAAGAAAGCGGCGTTGCTTGGGGGCAGCGTGGTGGGGGTGGGCGGAagcacgggcggcggcggcagaccaaggcggcggcgcggcggcggcggtgatgggatcgtggcggcggcggcggcacgggttaGGATCGTAGGTATGATACCATGTGGAAACGATTGTTTTGGCAATGCTTCATGATGTATTGATCGATGCAAAGCGcacgtatatatgtatatatggagtacaaagtgggccacaacctcaactatacaaagactAGAAGGTGGGCCAggctatacaatatacatgcacaaaccatatattcaacagGCAGGAGTCGGGGACGGTGCGTCGTCAGCAGCAGTCGGGGGTGACGGCCCAGTACCAACAGGAGCAGCGGACGCCACAGTGTCAGTAGCAGCCGGGGACGGGGGACGCCCATACGGAGGCGGCAGCAAGGACCCAAGCCCTCCTTCCTCCAGGCCAGGAGCACATGCAGCTTCCAGGGAGGACGTCGCGGCAACGCCGGCCGGTGGACGCCTGGAGCCCGGCAGGGAGTGCATCCCCGAACGCGTTGCCGGAGATGCAGCCACAACGGGCATCGGAGGGCGTCCAGCGCGGCCCAAGCGGCCACCAGCGCCCGGGGCGGCCTTGCGGGAGCAAGAGCAGCCGCGGCGAGTGCGGCATCGGCTGCCGAGGCGGCCGCCGGAGCCCGAGCCGACGACGAGGATCCAAGAGTCATGGGCCAGCACAGCAAGAGCTCAGAGGCGAGAATACGTGCAGCCGAGAGAGGATGCAGAGAGCAGTCCGGAGCTGGACTTGGTGGATGGAATGGAGGCCGGAGGAAGGAGATCAGCACGGCGGTGCCGGCCACGGGTGCGCGGTTGCGGGAGACATTGCCTGCTCACTTTTTCGACCTCCTGAGTTGTTTGTCCCGTGTCCCGAAAGTGCTCGCTTTTCGGTTCTTGCACGACCATTGATCCAAAGGTGCTAATCCACTCCACCCATCGTACATAAATCATACACAAATAGTGTCATGTGTGTAGCATTGCTCTCTCCGAAGCAAAAACCTGATTGTCTATGTTTTCTGCATGTTGTGCATTACCATTACGCGATCTTCACATGTGTAGCTCACACACGAGCTACAGCTTACTCACAGAACACTGAGAACAGCAGAGGGGGCCTGCGCGTTCTCATGAGTTAAATTACCAAAAAAGACTACCTCTGAAATGAATTGACAGAAAGGACCAGCTGCACCGTGGCGGCAGGTGCGCCAGCCGACACGTGGCACATGCCGTCACAGACGTCGGCGACAGCCCCTGCCTCCACGGGCGCAGGCGGCAGCCCAAGCTTAGCAGGGTTTTTCGTCCGCGTGCAAGCTGCAACGGAACCGTGCCGGAGTGGTGCGCCTAGTTACCACGTACTACTACTACTGCGCGTGTTGCGACTGGCCAGGTAGGCCCTGCCGCCACGGCTTGAGGCGGCAGCCGCTGCGTACGGCCACACGGCAGCACGAACCCTTTCAAATTGATCCTTAACCCAAGTACTAGTACTAGCAACTTTCTTCCAAGTTTTTTTTCCCTCGCAAAAAAAAACTTGGAAGAAAGCTGCTAGTACTAGTACTTGGGTTAAGGATCAATTGATTTCAGTGCTAATCACGAGCTTGTTTCTCCGAAACGGCCAAAAATCGGTCAGTACTCGTCAGCTCGCCGTACGTACGCGGCCACACAAAACAATACCCCAACCCGATGCTGACAGTATCTGTGCCCTGCGCTAGCCGTGTGGATTAAACAAATCAACATGGCCACAGAGCGCCGCTGCCACACAGCGGATGCCCCCTCAAACTGTGGCGGCAGGGCCCACCTGGCCTGCACACGCAAGTTGGTGCCGGCTGGCTGTGTAGCGGCAGGGCCCCTCACTCCCGTCCGTTCCGTTGCATCTGCTTCCCAGACGAATAAACCTGTTGAGCCTGAGTTGTCGCCTGCTCCCGTGGCAGCAGCGGCAGGTGCCATGTGTCGGTTGCCGCACCTGCCGCCACGGTGCAGCTGGTCTTTTTTGTCAATTTATTTTAGAGAGGGTCTTTTCTAGCAACTCGATTTGTCAGGTGGTCTTTTTAGACAAAAATCGAGATTGAGATAGCAAGCCAGCCTTTTTTTGGGGTTGATAGCAACTAGCCAAGGAGTAGAGACAGGCCAGGGCTCCAACTCGACGAAACCTGCCCCAGGCCAGCTCAGGCGACGTACCCTTGACCAAACTGGACGTGGTAATGAGCAGAACCTGAAGAAGAAGCTCCCTCCCCCGAAAATCCAATGGAGCGGTCGACCTCGCCTGTTCGCTGAATCAATTGAAATCGTTACCACTTTCAAAGGTCAATTCAGTGCTTATggacgtcgctaggtggtctacagatATGAATGTAATTTTTACTTTTTTTGATGCTCATTGTACAgtcatgattgaaaatgaataaaTGAAAAGTTTTTCTAAAAAAAGTCACTTCCATCTTCTAAAGCATTGACAAGTGGGGCACGCCATTTGTGGCAACCTCATAGTTTTCTCATCCACAGTCTTTTCAAGATTTTCTCCAAGCTCCTAGCCAACAGGCTAGCCCCGATTCTGCCAACTCTGGTATCTAAGTGCCAAAGTGCTTTTGTCCAAAAGCGTTCCATCCACGATAACTTCATGCATGTTCAGAACCTAATCAAGGACCTACGCCGCCGGAACATCCAGGACTTTTCCTCAAGCTTGATATATCAAAGGCTTTTGACTCCGTCAACTGGGCTttctgtcttgaagttcttcagcgCTTGGGGTTTGGCCAACGTTGGCGGGACAGGATTTGCATGACCCTGTCATATCCGTCATCTAGGATCCTACTCATTGGAAACCGGGCAAGCCGTTCAGGCACGTACAGGGCCTGCGTCAGGGAGACCCACTGGCGCTGATGCTTTTCATACTGGCAATAGACCCGTTGCAGCAGATACATTGACTCGCCTCGAAACAGGGCATCTTCAAGCCCATCCATGCTCGTTCCGCCAGATGCAAGATCTCTCTCTTCGCGGATGATGCAGGCATCTTTGCCAACCGGGATAAGGAGGAGCTGCGGACGATCTCGGCCATCCTGAAAGCCTTTGGGGAGGCTAGTGGCCTAATCATGAACCTGTCGAAGACCGAGGTTTTTCCGATAAGGTGCGGGGCcaatgacactagtagaaaacagggctttggtccaggcgaaTTAAGAGCTTTAATCTCGGTTCTGTTATGAACCAGGACATACTCACCGTCTTCCCCGCCAAGATTGCCAGCTTCCCGGGCGACACTACCTTGGACTTCCATTGCACTACTGTCGGTTCCGGAGAGTTGACCTCCAACCTTTCATCGACAAGATCGCGGGTAGATTGCCGGGTTGGAAAGGAAAGCTACTAAATAAGCCCAACAGGGTGGCTCTGGCTCAATCGGTTCTAACGGTTGTGGAGACTTTCCACATCTCCGCTCTCAGCCTGCCGAAATGGATCCTCCGAAAAGTCAAGAAGATCATTTGCGGGTTTCTAGGGTACAAAGAGGACCAAACACAAACTTCTGGAGGGCACTCCCTCCTTAACTGGAAGACTTTCTATCGTCCAATGGGTTGGGCGGCCTAGGAATTGCGGACCTTGAGAGATTTGGCCGCGCCCTCTGCCTTCGTTGGCCCTGGTTACAATGGACGGACCCAGAGAGGCCATGGGCAGGCACTGAGCTGCCATGCGGCCATGCTGACATGAACCTTTTTCGCGCATGCACAACCATAACTTTGGGAGACGCGTCGTGGACACCGGCAAGTACGACTACGACATCGTGGTGGTCGGTGAGCCGCCGTATGCCGAGATAGCGGGCGACAACCTGAACCTGACAATCCCGGATCCCGGCCCGGCCGTGATCCAGACCGTGTGGGAGAGTGTCAAGTGCGTGGTGGTGCTCATCTCCGGAAGGCCGCTGGTGGTCGAGCCGTACGTCGGCGCCATGGACACGTTCTTGGCCGTGTGGCTGCCTGCCTCGGAGGGTCAGGGTGTTGCCGACGTGCTGTTCAGTGACTACAGGTTCACCGGGAAGCTGCCGCGGATGTACTTCAGGTTGGTGGACCAGCTGCCGATGAACGTCAGTGACGAGCACTACGACCCGCTCTTCCCCTTCGGGTTCGGGCTCACCACCGAGGCGAGGAAATGAGTTGGATGCGATGAGTGTTGTAAGACATGAGATGCTACAAATGCTTATGTCATTGTGCACAAAATAGCGAGATGCTAAATCATGCGTCGGACTCTTAATCAGTAGTTCGTCGGTGTGGTCCTCTCGCAGCCTTCAATAATAATCTCTGCCCTTGTAGGATGATATAAGAATAAAGATAATGACACCCTCGAATCATCACGTAGGTGTGAATGTGGAAGGTGTGGATGTGGCGAAGAAATAATCAGGTGAGATGGGATGAATGAGATAAGGCACATGTGAGTACGGTGCACGGGATATTCCGTGATTGAATCTATTGTCCATGGTCGTTATGTGTTTTGTGTTACTTTTTTTGGTTGTCATTAAAACTTACTCGTTTTAGAATGTtcttttgtttttttattgtttcaaAGTGTATCATCATGGTTCATTGTGTGTCAATAAGAAAAAGATGCACTTGTTAGGAATCGGGTTTGCTGATACAAGATGATACACAATAAAACATTAAAATACACTTTGAAACAAAGAAAACCCTAATGTAATACTATGAAACAAGACAAATTCTGAACAGTAAAAGAAAGTAGCACCAATATTAAAACCAGGAACGGTGGAACCATGCACAGAATATCCCGTGCATGGCAGAATTGATTTTCTTCTGAATATCGCTTATCTTTTTGGGAAACACCTGCAATTTTATTCAGACTCGCAAAGTCGCAACCATTAAAGTCGCAGATTTGGATCCACGGTCTAAGAAATTAGAAAGTAAAAAGGAACTCCTACAGCTATGACGAAAACTGCCAGGACTTCGGAAACGGGATTGCGAGCAGATTAGAGAGGCGATACCATGACTC
Above is a window of Triticum dicoccoides isolate Atlit2015 ecotype Zavitan chromosome 5B, WEW_v2.0, whole genome shotgun sequence DNA encoding:
- the LOC119310212 gene encoding periplasmic beta-glucosidase-like, whose amino-acid sequence is MHNHNFGRRVVDTGKYDYDIVVVGEPPYAEIAGDNLNLTIPDPGPAVIQTVWESVKCVVVLISGRPLVVEPYVGAMDTFLAVWLPASEGQGVADVLFSDYRFTGKLPRMYFRLVDQLPMNVSDEHYDPLFPFGFGLTTEARK